From the genome of Bosea sp. Tri-49, one region includes:
- a CDS encoding carbohydrate ABC transporter permease has product MPGFSLDLARPSRRHWLGYLLLAPAVLLIALIIVYPLFVSVDLSFQNVNIARLDQPRRPFTTANYERLFASEEFWYACWVTFKLVTIVSFFCFLLGLSTALLVNNRFKGQALARLLVALPWAIPEVIAVVIFAWLFDSSFGLMNWLFIKLGLVDQTINWFSSPDAAFAVVTTVMVWKGYPFVSIMMLAGLQSIPEDFYNAAKVDGARAWQRLIHITIPSLMPVIGVTLVLVMLWVFRDFSIIYVLTGGGPLKATQSLSIMTYEQAFGFFKMGYASAIGVITLIVCVIASRLMISRAPDNI; this is encoded by the coding sequence ATGCCCGGCTTCAGCCTCGACCTCGCCCGCCCGAGCCGGCGGCACTGGCTCGGCTATCTCCTGCTGGCGCCGGCGGTGCTGCTGATCGCGCTGATCATCGTCTATCCGCTCTTCGTCTCGGTCGACCTCTCCTTCCAGAACGTCAACATCGCCCGGCTCGACCAGCCGCGCCGGCCGTTCACCACCGCCAATTACGAGCGGCTCTTTGCCTCCGAGGAGTTCTGGTACGCCTGCTGGGTGACGTTCAAGCTCGTCACCATCGTCTCGTTCTTCTGCTTCCTGCTCGGGCTGAGCACGGCGCTCCTGGTCAACAATCGCTTCAAGGGCCAGGCGTTGGCGCGGCTGCTCGTCGCCCTGCCCTGGGCGATCCCGGAAGTGATCGCGGTCGTGATCTTCGCCTGGCTGTTCGATTCCTCCTTCGGCCTGATGAACTGGCTCTTCATCAAGCTCGGCCTCGTCGACCAGACGATCAACTGGTTCTCCTCGCCCGACGCGGCCTTCGCCGTGGTCACGACGGTGATGGTCTGGAAGGGCTATCCCTTCGTCTCGATCATGATGCTGGCCGGTTTGCAGTCGATCCCGGAGGATTTCTACAACGCTGCCAAGGTCGACGGCGCCCGCGCCTGGCAGCGGCTGATCCACATCACCATCCCCTCGCTGATGCCGGTGATCGGCGTCACGCTCGTGCTGGTGATGCTCTGGGTCTTCCGCGACTTCTCGATCATCTACGTGTTGACCGGCGGCGGGCCCCTGAAGGCGACGCAGTCGCTCTCGATCATGACCTACGAACAGGCCTTCGGCTTCTTCAAGATGGGCTACGCCTCGGCCATCGGTGTCATCACCCTGATCGTCTGCGTGATCGCGAGCCGGCTGATGATCTCCCGCGCGCCGGACAATATCTGA
- a CDS encoding carbohydrate ABC transporter permease → MRRKTTRHALLYAGVALTCAILVFPIYWLVVTALSEPSQLRQLPPSFWPAEPRWGVFGQIMAERPILLWLGNSALAAIGAVTISMIVSVLAGYSLSRFRVRGGQSLGLFILTAKMLPATLLVIPLFGIFRNLELIGSLWSIILAHATLIIPFTTWMLKGYFDTIPRELEQAAMVDGCSPLGALVRVILPVSAPGLAATALYGFVLSWSDYAYARTFLTNAQGNWTANLGITTMKGEYISNWSDISAASILVALPILAIYLFLERYLVGGLTAGAEK, encoded by the coding sequence ATGAGACGGAAAACCACACGTCACGCCCTGCTCTATGCCGGCGTCGCCCTGACCTGCGCCATCCTGGTCTTCCCGATCTACTGGCTCGTCGTCACCGCGCTTTCCGAACCGAGCCAGCTTCGGCAATTGCCGCCGAGCTTCTGGCCAGCTGAGCCGCGCTGGGGCGTGTTCGGCCAGATCATGGCCGAGCGGCCGATCCTGCTCTGGCTCGGCAATTCGGCCTTGGCGGCGATCGGGGCCGTTACCATTTCCATGATCGTCTCTGTGCTCGCCGGCTACAGCCTGTCGCGCTTTCGGGTGCGCGGCGGCCAGTCGCTCGGCCTGTTCATCCTGACCGCCAAGATGCTGCCGGCGACGCTGCTCGTCATCCCGCTCTTCGGCATCTTCCGCAATCTCGAGCTGATCGGCAGCCTGTGGTCGATCATCCTCGCCCACGCCACGCTGATCATCCCGTTCACCACCTGGATGCTGAAGGGCTATTTCGACACGATCCCGCGCGAGCTCGAGCAGGCGGCGATGGTCGATGGCTGCTCGCCGCTTGGCGCGCTGGTCCGGGTGATCCTGCCGGTCTCGGCGCCGGGGCTGGCGGCAACCGCGCTCTACGGCTTCGTGCTGTCCTGGTCGGACTATGCCTATGCCCGCACCTTCCTGACCAACGCCCAGGGCAACTGGACCGCCAATCTCGGCATCACCACGATGAAGGGCGAGTACATCTCGAACTGGAGCGACATTTCCGCCGCCTCCATCCTCGTCGCCCTGCCGATCCTCGCGATCTACCTCTTCCTCGAGCGCTATCTCGTCGGCGGCCTGACGGCCGGCGCCGAGAAGTAA
- a CDS encoding mandelate racemase/muconate lactonizing enzyme family protein: MAERVARVEVFSITIPRETPYLGALREGERINDHGYIVRKGNRTVYPTVDRTVVVRIETASGAVGWGETYGIVAPGAAMAIIDDLLGPFVVGRDPRDVSVIHDDLYDLMRVRGYTGGFYLDALAAIDIALWDLCGKLCGLPLVKLLGGQKHDRLPAYISGLPKPTRAERAEFAAEWQEKGFDSFKFAAPVADDGNVAEIATLREKLGPKARIACDMHWVHTGEEAVAAIGAMEPHGLWFAEAPVKPEDLDGLAHVAAKVSTPVAAGEEWRTVYDLVPRVARRACAIVQPEMGHKGVTEFMRIGLYAQAHHLRVIPHATIGIGLFLAASLHASSALAAVECHEFQHSIFEPNRRLLLGDMDCSDGFYRLPSGPGLGVEPSKEALKLLKRL; this comes from the coding sequence CCCTGCGCGAGGGCGAGCGCATCAACGATCACGGCTATATCGTCCGCAAGGGTAACCGCACGGTCTATCCGACGGTCGACCGCACCGTGGTCGTCCGGATCGAGACGGCAAGCGGCGCAGTCGGCTGGGGCGAGACCTATGGCATCGTCGCGCCCGGCGCGGCGATGGCGATCATCGACGACCTGCTCGGCCCCTTCGTCGTCGGGCGCGACCCGCGCGACGTCAGCGTCATCCATGACGACCTCTACGATCTGATGCGGGTGCGCGGCTATACCGGCGGTTTCTATCTCGACGCTCTCGCGGCGATCGACATCGCGCTCTGGGACCTGTGCGGCAAGCTCTGCGGCCTGCCTTTGGTCAAGCTGCTCGGCGGGCAGAAGCATGATCGATTGCCGGCTTACATCTCCGGCCTGCCGAAGCCGACGCGGGCGGAGCGGGCCGAATTCGCCGCGGAATGGCAGGAGAAGGGCTTCGACAGCTTCAAGTTTGCTGCCCCGGTCGCCGATGACGGCAATGTCGCGGAGATCGCGACCTTGCGCGAAAAGCTCGGGCCGAAAGCGCGTATCGCCTGCGACATGCACTGGGTCCATACCGGCGAGGAGGCCGTCGCCGCGATCGGAGCGATGGAGCCGCACGGTCTCTGGTTCGCCGAGGCGCCGGTGAAGCCGGAAGACCTCGACGGCCTCGCTCATGTCGCAGCCAAAGTTTCGACACCGGTCGCGGCCGGCGAGGAGTGGCGCACCGTCTATGATCTCGTGCCGCGTGTCGCGCGGCGGGCCTGCGCGATCGTGCAGCCGGAGATGGGCCATAAGGGCGTGACCGAGTTCATGCGCATCGGCCTTTACGCTCAGGCGCATCACCTCCGGGTGATCCCCCATGCCACGATCGGCATCGGCCTGTTCCTGGCGGCTAGCCTGCACGCATCCTCGGCGCTCGCGGCGGTCGAGTGCCACGAATTCCAGCATTCGATCTTCGAGCCGAACCGGCGGCTGCTCCTTGGCGACATGGATTGCAGCGACGGCTTCTACCGTTTGCCCAGCGGGCCCGGCCTCGGGGTCGAGCCATCGAAAGAAGCGCTCAAGCTGCTGAAGCGGCTGTAG
- a CDS encoding ABC transporter substrate-binding protein has protein sequence MTRTRLAFSAAALALAAGFLPGAAMAQGKVLKFVSWQKDERGVGDWWGSVIKEFEATHPGVKIEWTKVERGAYADTMTTLFAGGKPPDIVHLASFEFQKFADNGWLEPLDPYIKEAKFDLKGWAGQDTCSWNKQTVCTMMLYFGYIFAYNEDLLKKEGLSVPKTYAEFLAAAQKLTKDVNGDGIVDQFGTGHETKGGGGQYMSEMMNYTLDAGGRWTNDAGKVTINTPQMIEGLSRWKTIVKTSLTPRDLPAGEVRQMFADGKIAMKMDGPWLYPIIQKGKAKDQIKLGMVPFNPPVGGSSNVLGIAADAPKENKKLVWDFIAIATSDKFQSSYATLGASPPPSPRADTSAATKDTPHFDLLVQATKAAADAKVDRIPKGLELQFNEFAKMVMEESQRMIIQDLDPKAVAATMQAKAEALQKQ, from the coding sequence ATGACGAGGACAAGGCTTGCATTCTCCGCGGCTGCGCTCGCGCTCGCCGCCGGCTTTCTCCCCGGCGCCGCTATGGCGCAGGGCAAGGTGCTGAAGTTCGTCTCCTGGCAGAAGGACGAGCGCGGCGTCGGCGACTGGTGGGGCTCGGTGATCAAGGAGTTCGAGGCGACCCATCCTGGCGTCAAGATCGAATGGACCAAGGTCGAGCGCGGCGCCTATGCCGACACGATGACAACGCTGTTCGCCGGCGGCAAGCCGCCGGACATCGTCCATCTCGCCTCGTTCGAATTCCAGAAGTTCGCCGATAATGGCTGGCTGGAGCCGCTCGATCCTTACATCAAGGAGGCAAAATTCGACCTCAAGGGCTGGGCCGGGCAGGACACCTGCAGCTGGAACAAGCAGACCGTCTGCACGATGATGCTCTATTTCGGTTACATCTTCGCCTACAACGAGGACCTCCTGAAGAAGGAAGGTCTTTCTGTCCCGAAGACCTATGCCGAGTTCCTCGCCGCGGCGCAGAAGCTGACCAAGGACGTCAATGGCGACGGCATCGTCGACCAGTTCGGCACCGGTCACGAGACCAAGGGCGGCGGCGGTCAGTATATGAGCGAGATGATGAATTATACGCTCGATGCCGGCGGGCGCTGGACTAACGATGCCGGCAAGGTGACGATCAATACGCCGCAGATGATCGAGGGTCTCTCGCGCTGGAAGACTATCGTCAAGACCAGCCTGACCCCACGCGACCTGCCGGCCGGCGAGGTCCGCCAGATGTTCGCCGACGGCAAGATCGCCATGAAGATGGACGGCCCCTGGCTCTACCCGATCATCCAGAAGGGCAAGGCCAAGGACCAGATCAAGCTCGGCATGGTGCCGTTCAATCCGCCGGTTGGCGGCTCCTCGAACGTGCTCGGCATCGCCGCCGACGCGCCGAAGGAGAACAAGAAGCTGGTCTGGGATTTCATCGCGATCGCGACCTCGGACAAGTTCCAGTCGAGCTATGCGACGCTGGGCGCCTCGCCGCCGCCCTCTCCGCGCGCCGACACCTCGGCCGCGACCAAGGACACGCCGCATTTCGACCTTCTGGTGCAGGCGACCAAGGCCGCCGCCGACGCCAAGGTCGACCGGATCCCGAAGGGGCTGGAGCTGCAGTTCAACGAATTCGCCAAGATGGTCATGGAAGAATCGCAGCGCATGATCATCCAGGACCTCGACCCGAAGGCGGTCGCGGCGACGATGCAGGCCAAGGCCGAGGCGCTGCAGAAGCAGTGA